In Mongoliitalea daihaiensis, one DNA window encodes the following:
- a CDS encoding VIT1/CCC1 transporter family protein, producing the protein MQNESTIHQKISFVGNSQKYLREFVYGGVDGAVTTFAVVAGAVGAGFETDIIIILGFANLLADGFSMSVGAYLSSKTEKEHYQKIKATEYWEIDNIPEKEREEVAEIYRAKGFEGELLQQVVDTIISNRDRWVDEMMKNELNLIPEKKSSFKIGLATFLSFVCVGFIPLLAYVSQLNNPFVLASILTGLAFIGIGWLKSLVNATHLLKSILETLILGVLAALIAYGVGNLLESLIKNW; encoded by the coding sequence ATGCAAAATGAATCCACAATCCATCAAAAAATCTCTTTTGTGGGGAATAGCCAAAAATACCTGCGGGAGTTTGTCTACGGAGGAGTAGATGGAGCAGTGACCACCTTTGCGGTAGTGGCAGGCGCTGTAGGGGCAGGTTTCGAGACCGATATCATCATTATTTTGGGTTTTGCCAATCTTCTAGCAGATGGATTTTCCATGTCTGTAGGGGCCTATCTTTCCTCCAAAACTGAAAAGGAACACTACCAAAAAATCAAAGCAACCGAATACTGGGAAATAGACAATATCCCTGAAAAAGAGCGAGAAGAAGTAGCAGAAATCTATCGAGCCAAAGGTTTCGAAGGGGAACTTTTACAACAAGTAGTGGACACCATCATTTCGAATAGAGACCGATGGGTAGATGAAATGATGAAAAATGAATTAAACCTGATTCCTGAGAAAAAAAGCTCTTTTAAAATAGGGCTTGCTACCTTCCTTTCTTTTGTCTGTGTAGGCTTTATCCCTTTACTTGCTTACGTGTCTCAATTGAATAACCCATTTGTACTGGCCTCTATCTTGACAGGTTTGGCATTTATCGGAATTGGTTGGTTAAAAAGTTTAGTAAACGCTACACATCTTCTTAAAAGCATACTCGAAACCTTGATTTTAGGGGTATTAGCAGCCCTGATTGCTTACGGGGTCGGTAATTTGTTGGAATCACTCATCAAAAATTGGTAA
- a CDS encoding DUF4407 domain-containing protein: MNKFQQFFLFASGYYVPLLKRCPSELQKVLGIGATVFLTALLATFSAGYAFWIIFQSPALAIAFAVVWGLMIFNLDRFIVASIRKKDKFWSELKVAFPRIVFAVLLAFVIAKPLELKVFEREIDRKLDEQRVELFKSSKIALEEGFQEVEQIREEKRQYDQELSSKLAFRDKLQAEYDLERFGVKSASSSGIVGLGTNAKKKEQQLDAAEKELATYQVYALSKKDSLDREIAALEELKSQELQKIQPSIDGFDGLGARLDALHAVGQEKPTIAFAGLMISVLLIALECAPILVKLLAPKGPYDELLALTEQGVSVFVQEKTVKLELGSERRIMKYQQEI; this comes from the coding sequence ATGAACAAATTTCAACAATTCTTTCTTTTTGCGTCTGGGTATTATGTGCCTTTGCTGAAACGATGTCCAAGTGAATTGCAAAAGGTACTAGGCATAGGGGCGACAGTTTTCCTTACGGCCCTGCTCGCTACATTTTCGGCAGGTTATGCTTTTTGGATCATATTTCAATCCCCTGCATTGGCCATAGCTTTTGCTGTGGTTTGGGGATTAATGATTTTTAACCTCGACCGATTTATTGTCGCAAGTATTCGAAAAAAAGATAAGTTTTGGTCAGAGTTGAAAGTAGCTTTCCCCCGAATCGTATTTGCAGTATTGCTGGCATTTGTGATAGCCAAGCCTTTGGAATTAAAAGTATTTGAGCGAGAAATCGATAGAAAGCTGGATGAGCAGCGGGTAGAACTATTCAAATCCAGCAAGATAGCTTTGGAAGAAGGCTTTCAGGAGGTCGAGCAGATCCGAGAAGAAAAAAGACAATATGATCAAGAGCTTTCGAGTAAACTTGCCTTTCGGGATAAATTGCAAGCCGAGTATGATTTGGAGCGTTTTGGGGTAAAGTCGGCTAGCAGTAGTGGGATTGTAGGTTTGGGGACCAATGCCAAAAAGAAAGAGCAACAGTTGGATGCTGCTGAAAAAGAGCTTGCAACCTATCAGGTCTATGCCTTATCGAAAAAGGATAGTTTGGATAGGGAAATAGCCGCTTTAGAAGAGTTGAAATCTCAAGAACTGCAAAAAATCCAACCGTCTATAGATGGGTTTGATGGGTTGGGAGCACGCTTGGATGCCCTACACGCGGTAGGACAGGAAAAACCGACCATTGCTTTTGCAGGACTCATGATCAGTGTATTGCTCATAGCCTTAGAATGTGCGCCTATTCTGGTAAAGTTGCTTGCACCTAAAGGACCGTATGATGAGTTGTTAGCACTGACGGAACAAGGAGTGTCCGTATTTGTGCAGGAAAAAACAGTCAAGCTCGAACTAGGGTCTGAAAGACGAATCATGAAGTATCAGCAGGAAATTTAA
- a CDS encoding DUF5995 family protein, with product MTTIEEIIKRLDEIILFCKQQQSRIGYFAVLYRQVTVRIKNGIDRQEFEDNPRMEKLDVIFAKRFIDAFDEFSRGKQPTESWRLTFEAANQGNLTVMQHLLLGMNAHINLDLGIAAAQTMNYQNLQLIEADFNYINVVLGELVDDTKTQISRFSPLFKLLVPLAKGKDEILVNFSIKVARQGAWKFSNSYAGSIHKTESIAQRDTAIAKLAQGMIHPGKRISFIMRLVSLTEWKSVPSIIQDLEQIGAS from the coding sequence ATGACTACAATCGAAGAAATCATCAAGCGCTTGGATGAAATCATCCTTTTTTGCAAACAACAACAATCCCGAATCGGGTACTTTGCAGTACTTTACAGACAAGTGACGGTTCGAATTAAAAACGGCATCGATCGCCAAGAATTTGAGGACAATCCGCGCATGGAAAAGTTGGATGTAATTTTCGCCAAACGATTCATCGATGCTTTTGATGAATTCAGCCGGGGAAAACAGCCTACTGAAAGTTGGAGGTTAACTTTTGAAGCTGCCAATCAAGGGAATTTGACCGTGATGCAGCATTTACTCCTTGGTATGAATGCGCATATCAATTTGGATTTGGGCATTGCAGCAGCCCAAACCATGAATTACCAAAACTTACAGCTTATTGAAGCAGACTTTAATTACATCAATGTGGTATTGGGTGAACTGGTGGATGATACCAAAACACAAATCAGCAGGTTTTCTCCACTTTTCAAGTTACTTGTACCTCTGGCAAAAGGGAAAGATGAAATTTTGGTTAACTTCAGCATTAAGGTAGCTAGACAGGGCGCTTGGAAATTTTCCAATTCTTATGCAGGGAGTATTCACAAAACCGAAAGCATCGCTCAAAGAGATACCGCAATAGCCAAACTTGCACAAGGCATGATTCATCCAGGGAAAAGAATCAGTTTTATCATGCGGCTTGTTTCTCTGACCGAATGGAAATCTGTACCCTCTATCATCCAAGATCTGGAACAAATCGGTGCTTCTTGA